From a single Capra hircus breed San Clemente unplaced genomic scaffold, ASM170441v1, whole genome shotgun sequence genomic region:
- the LOC108635474 gene encoding polypyrimidine tract-binding protein 3-like, with the protein MALDGQNIYNACCTLRIDFSKLTSLNVKYNNDKSRDFTRLDLPTGDGQPSLEPPMAAAFGAPGIISSPYAGAAGFAPAIGFPQATGLSVPAGLGPGALGPLAITSSAVTGRMAIPGAGVCQEIPFCLSPILILILSHHMDFLYYLV; encoded by the exons ATG GCTCTGGATGGCCAGAATATCTATAATGCATGCTGCACTCTGCGTATTGACTTCTCCAAGCTCACCAGCCTTAATGTGAAATATAATAAtgacaaaagcagagacttcactcgCTTAGACCTTCCCACTGGTGATGGCCAGCCATCCCTTGAACCCCCTATGGCTGCTGCTTTTG GTGCACCAGGAATCATTTCCTCACCATACGCAGGGGCTGCTGGATTTGCCCCCGCTATTGGATTTCCTCAAGCTACAG GTCTGTCGGTCCCAGCTGGACTAGGTCCCGGAGCGCTCGGTCCCCTTGCAATCACCTCCTCCGCTGTCACTGGAAGGATGGCCATTCCTGGGGCTGGTGTATGCCAGGAAATTCCGTTCTGCTTGTCACCAATCTTAATCCTGAT CTTATCACACCACATGGACTTTTTATACTATTTGGTAA